AATATCCATAAATCCACGGCTGAACGGCTTGGCGTCAACAGTACCCCATTTTTAATCGTCAACGGACAGCAAGTTCATGGTGCTGATATTAACCTGATTGAAAGCATAATCGGGCCTGCCGTTAGGTAGAAAGGAAATGTGAATATATAACATGTGTTTAGCAGTGCCGTCAAAAATAGTAAGCATAAATAACCACCTGTCGGTAGTGGACGTTATGGGAGTGCGGCGGGAGATAAGTCTGCTTCTGATGCCTGAGGAGGTCTCCGTAGGGGATTATGTGTTAATTCATGCGGGGTTTGCTATACAAAGAGTTGATGAAACAGCCGCTATGGAAACTCTCAGGTTTTTTAAAGAAGCCGGAGCACTTTCAGCCCTTACGCAGGGATAATGCACGAGCTGTATATTGCTCAAAGCATACTTGATAGCGCTGTCAGCCATTGCTTAGAGAGTGGATGCAACCGCATTGAATCGGTGACTATACAGGTGGGGCTTGCCTCAGGCGTAATGAGTGAAGCACTTAACTTTGCCTTTGATGCTATAAAAGCTGGAACAATAGCTGAAACAGCGTCACTCATCACTGAGAAAGTCGCACCCGAGTGTGTTTGTAAAAACTGTGCACAAATATTTGAGCCCACTGATAGTTTTATACTAATATGCCCTGAATGTCAGTCAACTGATGTATCTATTACTAAGGGTTTTGAACTACAAATGCTCTGTCTGGAGGCAATATGAACATACAAGTTGTATCAAAAATACTTGAGGCAAATGACCGCCTTGCTGACGCTAACGCTCGTAAACTAAAGGCTGCCGGTGTTTACACCATAAATCTTATGGGAGCTCCCGGAGCCGGTAAAACAAGCGTTCTTGAAGCTGTTATTACAAAACTAAAGAGCGAAAGGCTCAGAGTCGGGGTCATCGAGGGCGATATCACAGGCTCAGAGGATGCCCGAAGAATCGACGCTCTTAATGTACCGGTTGTTCAAATTAACACAGGAGGCGCCTGCCATCTCGATGCCAACATGATAAGCGAGGTACTGGATTCCATGCCGCTTGACTCTCTCGATATGCTTATAATAGAAAACGTTGGCAATCTTGTCTGTCCTGCCGAGTTTAAAGTCGGAGAGGACATTAAGCTGATGGTACTAAGTGTAACCGAAGGAGACGACAAGCCACTTAAGTACCCGCTGATGTTTCGTGAATCGGCTGCTTTGATATTTAACAAAATAGATCTTTTGCCCTATACCAACTTTAATATGGACAGAGCCCAAAAAGATGCCATGACAATACACCCTGAGATTAAGATATTTAAAACATCGTGTAAAACCAAAGACGGGGTAGAGGAGCTTTGTGCGTGGTTAAAAGGACTCAGATAACAGTTGAGGGTACTGTACAGGGAGTCGGTTTCAGGCCATATGTGTATAATTTAGCAAAATCCTGCGGTTTTACCGGCTTTGTGACTAACACCACATCGGGCGTTACAATTGAAATTGAGGGCGAGGAAACCGAAAGCTTTATTCAAAAACTTTTAAAAACCCCCCCTCCCCTTTCTCATATTGATAACGTTAGCTCATCATCGCTTACTGTAGAAGGCGACAACGATTTTAAAATCTTAACAAGTGTTACTGAAGCATCTGCTTTTACTATGCTCTCCCCTGACATGTCAATTTGCGGGGACTGCCTCAAAGAACTCTTGACGCCCTCCGACAGAAGGTATCTTTACCCTTTTATTAATTGCACCAACTGCGGCCCCAGATACACAATAACTAAAACCATCCCCTACGACAGAGTAAACACAACGATGTCTGACTTTACGATGTGCAATGACTGCCTCTCTGAATACGAGGACCCCGGAAACAGGCGGTTTCATGCAGAGCCTAATGCCTGCCCACGTTGCGGCCCAAAGGTTGAGTTTCTCGCTATAACCAACCCAACCCCCTCAACAAATCCCATTATAAACGCAATTGAATACTTAAAAGCCGGAGCAATCCTTGCCGTTAAAGGTCTTGGCGGCTTTCACCTCTGCTGTGATGCTCTCAATGGGGATGCGGTTAAAAGATTAAGAGACAAAAAAAGAAAAGGCAACAAACCATTTGCTATCATGACCCCCAGTGTTAAAATTATTGAGGAGTTTGCCCATGTTTCAGCCAAAGAGCGTGAAATATTAGAAAGTCCACAAAAACCTGTTGTGCTGCTAAAGAAAAAAAACGCTACCCTACCCTTTGGCATAAGTGGTCAGAGCCCGGCTTATGGCTTTATGCTGCCCTACACTCCGCTTCATTATCTTTTGTTTTATCATCCGGTTCAAGCAAAACATCCTAATTTTAAGGCGCTGGTTATGACAAGCGGAAACCTCTCCGGTGAGCCGATAATTTACGGCAACGAGGAGGCGCTAACAAAATTATCCTCCACAGCAGATGCCTTTATCACCCACAACAGGGATATTTACCTTGGTATTGATGATTCAGTTTTGAGCGTGAGGGCTGACAATACGGTAAGTTTAATCAGAAGAGCGCGGGGATTTG
This region of Nitrospirota bacterium genomic DNA includes:
- the hypF gene encoding carbamoyltransferase HypF — encoded protein: MVKRTQITVEGTVQGVGFRPYVYNLAKSCGFTGFVTNTTSGVTIEIEGEETESFIQKLLKTPPPLSHIDNVSSSSLTVEGDNDFKILTSVTEASAFTMLSPDMSICGDCLKELLTPSDRRYLYPFINCTNCGPRYTITKTIPYDRVNTTMSDFTMCNDCLSEYEDPGNRRFHAEPNACPRCGPKVEFLAITNPTPSTNPIINAIEYLKAGAILAVKGLGGFHLCCDALNGDAVKRLRDKKRKGNKPFAIMTPSVKIIEEFAHVSAKEREILESPQKPVVLLKKKNATLPFGISGQSPAYGFMLPYTPLHYLLFYHPVQAKHPNFKALVMTSGNLSGEPIIYGNEEALTKLSSTADAFITHNRDIYLGIDDSVLSVRADNTVSLIRRARGFVPAPITLSHEGPDVIAYGGDIKNTFTLTKGRYAIPGPHTGDMESVDTIEFYKANLKHMMSIYNVNPTLSACDMHPGYFVTSAYNTQIAKTTVQHHHAHFGSVAAEHNLRGKAIGVVLDGTGFGTDGNLWGGEFLVADVYNFERIVHFKYVPLPGGSQAVREPRRMAVSYIVDVFKEDAPNVLKSIGFMDRHGKKFIENLIRIISLKQFSPLSSGAGRLFDAVSSMLSLTDINTFEAEAAMALESVIDENHTGAYPFQITNDGVIDFSLTISNIVSDTLNFVNKGKISAAFHNTIIAVICEVVNNISSKHEIRDVVLTGGTFQNAFLINKTTARLKSAGMNVYVNEKVPCNDGGLSLGQAYIVRERE
- a CDS encoding HypC/HybG/HupF family hydrogenase formation chaperone, whose amino-acid sequence is MCLAVPSKIVSINNHLSVVDVMGVRREISLLLMPEEVSVGDYVLIHAGFAIQRVDETAAMETLRFFKEAGALSALTQG
- a CDS encoding hydrogenase maturation nickel metallochaperone HypA produces the protein MHELYIAQSILDSAVSHCLESGCNRIESVTIQVGLASGVMSEALNFAFDAIKAGTIAETASLITEKVAPECVCKNCAQIFEPTDSFILICPECQSTDVSITKGFELQMLCLEAI
- the hypB gene encoding hydrogenase nickel incorporation protein HypB; this encodes MNIQVVSKILEANDRLADANARKLKAAGVYTINLMGAPGAGKTSVLEAVITKLKSERLRVGVIEGDITGSEDARRIDALNVPVVQINTGGACHLDANMISEVLDSMPLDSLDMLIIENVGNLVCPAEFKVGEDIKLMVLSVTEGDDKPLKYPLMFRESAALIFNKIDLLPYTNFNMDRAQKDAMTIHPEIKIFKTSCKTKDGVEELCAWLKGLR